One window of the Methylocystis parvus OBBP genome contains the following:
- a CDS encoding 50S ribosomal protein L11 methyltransferase: MLEGLPPNGASHVLRLSTDETRARAVADIIVETFDPTETAAGAFEVDDGPVWTVEVYFAEAPDEETIRALIEAASDAETAARAEFAEIAKEDWVQKSLAGLEPVRAGRVVVHGFHDRDRLKPNDIGVEIEAALAFGTGHHGTTLGCLKALDRILKRRRPRRVLDVGTGTGVLAIAAAKLLRQPVACGDIDPVAVETARANAVQNGAGPYVRPVVAVGLRHAAMTGRYDLILANILAKPLRLLAPSIAAAAAPGAELVLSGLLAKDVAGVLSAYAAQGFALAERGDIDGWATLVLRRGGA, encoded by the coding sequence ATGCTCGAAGGCCTTCCCCCCAACGGCGCCAGCCATGTCCTGCGCCTCTCCACCGACGAAACGCGCGCCCGCGCCGTCGCCGACATCATCGTCGAGACGTTCGACCCCACGGAGACCGCCGCGGGCGCCTTCGAGGTCGATGACGGCCCGGTCTGGACGGTCGAAGTCTATTTCGCGGAGGCGCCCGACGAGGAGACGATCCGCGCGCTGATCGAGGCGGCGAGCGACGCCGAGACCGCCGCGCGCGCCGAATTCGCCGAGATCGCCAAGGAAGACTGGGTGCAGAAGTCGCTTGCCGGGCTCGAGCCCGTGCGCGCCGGCCGCGTCGTCGTCCATGGCTTCCACGACCGCGACCGCCTGAAGCCGAACGACATCGGCGTCGAGATCGAGGCGGCGCTCGCCTTCGGCACCGGCCATCACGGCACGACGCTGGGCTGCCTGAAGGCGCTGGACCGCATCTTGAAACGCCGCCGCCCGCGCCGCGTGCTGGATGTGGGCACGGGCACGGGCGTGCTCGCCATCGCCGCGGCGAAACTGCTGCGCCAGCCGGTCGCTTGCGGCGACATCGACCCCGTCGCAGTGGAGACCGCCCGCGCCAACGCCGTCCAGAACGGCGCCGGACCCTATGTGCGCCCGGTGGTCGCGGTCGGCCTGCGCCATGCGGCGATGACCGGGCGATATGACCTTATTCTCGCGAATATTCTGGCGAAGCCGCTGCGCCTCCTCGCGCCTTCGATAGCGGCGGCCGCTGCGCCGGGGGCGGAACTGGTGCTGTCGGGACTGCTGGCGAAAGACGTTGCAGGCGTGCTCTCCGCCTACGCCGCACAGGGCTTCGCACTCGCCGAACGCGGCGACATAGACGGCTGGGCGACGCTGGTGCTGCGAAGGGGCGGAGCTTAG
- a CDS encoding putative bifunctional diguanylate cyclase/phosphodiesterase, whose amino-acid sequence MKEKVRKARHDAIIDAQFEAIARHVPALYFTVSAFVCFLIIILKNLASPAFFFIWGGALICGAAFRARHWIKLRKLGAHMTTAQKLGQIERTTRVGILVCVALCGVAVVVARAPSPTLQAVAMMLIWSAAVGAAFNVAVLPSASGGILLIATAATAAVFFHSGDPLLAVAIPALCALAGAIWDLLAKNFDGFSALVHSNVENAFLRREAVQMATTDALTSLPNRRAFDERLRELSASDRRFAVAMIDLDGFKPVNDLHGHIVGDLFLAEAAKRLSARVESAGLLARMGGDEFALLIEGFRSQEDVVAVTRRLVDALSAPFVHERATAHMSCSCGVALRYEGEEAGRLLERADMALYEAKAKARGGIVLFSDELERVALRHTIVSHDLRAAIESDAFQMAFQPIVDLRTGALSGFEALARWRHPELGSVPPDVFIPMAEKSGLIAPLSALLLRRAARAARDWPSHLTLSFNLSAAQTDQPGTALAILSIIEDCGLPPSRLEIELTETAVLADLAIATRTISGLATAGIHISLDDFGAGYSSFGQLCDLALDKVKIDKSFVDRIVTERRAASIVGAIIGMCDGLNMQCVAEGIETQAQFDKLRALGCHKGQGYLISPPLPEEELIGFIARAERKVA is encoded by the coding sequence ATGAAAGAAAAGGTCAGGAAAGCGCGTCACGACGCCATCATCGACGCGCAATTCGAGGCGATCGCCCGCCACGTTCCGGCGCTTTACTTCACGGTCAGCGCCTTCGTCTGCTTTCTCATCATCATCCTCAAAAATCTCGCTTCGCCGGCTTTCTTCTTCATCTGGGGGGGCGCGCTGATCTGCGGCGCGGCTTTCCGCGCGCGCCACTGGATCAAGCTTCGCAAGCTCGGCGCTCACATGACGACGGCGCAAAAGCTTGGACAGATCGAGCGGACGACCCGCGTCGGAATATTGGTGTGCGTCGCCCTTTGCGGCGTCGCGGTCGTGGTGGCGCGCGCGCCCAGCCCAACGCTGCAAGCCGTCGCCATGATGCTCATCTGGAGCGCGGCCGTCGGGGCCGCGTTCAACGTCGCCGTCCTGCCGTCCGCGTCCGGCGGCATCCTGCTGATCGCGACAGCGGCGACCGCGGCGGTTTTCTTCCATTCCGGCGACCCGCTTCTGGCGGTCGCCATCCCGGCTCTGTGCGCGCTCGCCGGCGCGATCTGGGATTTGCTCGCGAAAAATTTCGACGGCTTCTCCGCGCTGGTTCACTCCAATGTCGAGAATGCGTTTCTGCGGCGGGAAGCCGTGCAAATGGCGACGACCGACGCGCTGACGTCTCTTCCGAACCGCCGCGCCTTCGACGAGCGCCTGCGCGAATTGTCGGCGTCCGACCGGCGTTTCGCCGTCGCCATGATCGATCTCGACGGCTTCAAACCCGTCAACGATCTTCACGGCCACATCGTCGGCGATCTTTTCCTCGCCGAGGCGGCGAAGCGTCTGAGCGCGCGCGTCGAGAGCGCCGGTCTTCTCGCGCGCATGGGCGGCGACGAATTCGCGCTCCTGATCGAAGGGTTCCGGTCGCAGGAGGACGTGGTCGCCGTGACGCGGCGGCTCGTGGACGCCCTTTCCGCGCCATTCGTCCATGAACGCGCGACAGCCCATATGTCCTGCTCCTGCGGCGTCGCGCTGCGCTACGAAGGAGAGGAGGCCGGGCGCCTCCTGGAGCGCGCCGACATGGCGCTCTACGAAGCCAAGGCGAAGGCGCGCGGCGGAATCGTCCTTTTCTCGGACGAATTGGAGCGCGTGGCGCTCCGCCACACCATCGTCTCGCATGACTTGCGCGCGGCGATCGAAAGCGACGCGTTTCAGATGGCCTTCCAGCCGATCGTCGATCTGCGAACCGGCGCGCTCTCTGGTTTTGAAGCGCTGGCGCGCTGGCGTCATCCCGAGCTCGGCTCCGTCCCGCCGGACGTTTTCATTCCCATGGCGGAGAAAAGCGGCCTCATCGCGCCCTTATCGGCTTTGCTACTACGGCGCGCCGCCAGGGCGGCGCGGGACTGGCCGAGCCATCTGACGCTGTCCTTCAATCTCTCCGCTGCGCAGACGGATCAGCCCGGAACCGCGCTGGCGATCCTGTCGATCATCGAGGATTGCGGCCTGCCGCCCTCGCGGCTCGAAATCGAGCTGACGGAGACCGCCGTGCTGGCCGATCTCGCGATTGCGACGCGCACGATCAGCGGGCTTGCGACAGCCGGCATTCACATTTCGCTCGATGATTTCGGCGCGGGCTATTCCTCTTTCGGGCAGCTCTGCGATCTCGCCTTGGACAAGGTCAAGATCGACAAGAGCTTCGTCGACCGCATCGTCACAGAGCGGCGCGCGGCGAGCATTGTCGGCGCGATCATCGGCATGTGCGACGGGCTGAACATGCAATGCGTCGCCGAAGGCATCGAGACGCAGGCGCAGTTCGACAAGCTGCGCGCGCTCGGCTGCCACAAGGGGCAAGGCTATCTCATCTCGCCGCCGCTGCCGGAGGAGGAATTGATCGGCTTCATCGCGCGCGCCGAAAGAAAGGTCGCGTAA